Below is a window of Ornithodoros turicata isolate Travis chromosome 7, ASM3712646v1, whole genome shotgun sequence DNA.
ATCTGTGAATGGCTCTCTCCAGTTCGGTTGTTGAGAATTCGGCATTCAAAGATTCATCGGCAGGTTACCGACCGGAAATCAACCGTGTTTGTGATCGCGGCAACTGCTAGCCGGTATGAGTCAGCGGCAGACAGAATCAGAAGGATTCAAAAGGTGTAGACAAAACTCGTCGCCCACGCTATAGATGCGGCTCTTGCGCTTATGGTGAGTtattgcctttcttttttttttttgttgttgtaacgCTAATGTGATTCTGTAAGTCCCATGAATTAGCAATCGCATTAGCATTGTTGTCTTTGCATTGGTGATTTCGTGGATAATGTGGTTACACTTCGGCGTGAGTAATAATGACAACCGTAACGTTATTTATAAATTACAGTAATGCATACACATCTGTATGTCAGGGCAACACATTGTGGGAGGAGAGTGATGAGAAGTGTGACTTCAAGAACGTTCTGAAACCATGCCGTGAGTTGAAGGCATGTGATGCCTTGAGAGCAGTGAGACGACGacacgggagggggggggggcaagtgaAGCCATTTCATGAGTAGAATTCACCTGAGGCTCAGGTGCAGTGAGGTCTTGAGGAATTATGAGTTGAATTAAGTCATGTGATGAACGTGTGAGCGAGCCAGTTTAAGAGGGGATGTGAGTGTGACTGGAGAGTTGTACCTGGTGATGGCAACGTAGCGATGGACAGTGAATGTTCTTGTGCATGAAGTGAGTTTGAACTAAAGAATTCTGTTTGACGCCGTTGCTGACCGCCAGTGTGGTGTATCCTCATTgtacctttcctttttctttaatATATCTTCATATCCCCTCCCCTTATTTCACGCGAGTTGCTCCGAAAATAATGCCTCCTAATTTATTTCGCATGCCCACGACGCCAAAAGTGGAGGTTTGCTGTTCTCGTGTGAAGCTTGAACCTTCCCATTATTACCTCATAAATTCTGTTGCCGTTTTGTATGTGGTTGGACAGCATGTGGCAGCAGTGGCTCGTTTCTGAGTGGCAACAGCTATGTGAAAGACAATGTGTTACCTTCTGTGAATGAACACCGCCTCGACCAACTCTTCCGCACGAATAGGTAGATTCAGATCAGATGATTGTGTTAGGAGCTTTTGGTCGGCTTCATTCTATTGGAGACGATGTTGAGCAACCTGCGATAATGCGGACTTTATGCGAAGTGGGTGCCACGGAGCCTTGCAGACAGCAGAGGAACAGATCTGAAAGACCACTGAGTGCAAGTGTGTCAAGACCTGCTGAACCAATATGAGACCGAAGGTGACAGTTTTCTGACCATCCTTACGGACTTCGCGCACTTCGGGAATGAATCACGCGGGCAACATTTCCCTGACAACGACGCTGTAATCGCAGGTGTTGAAAAGTGGCTGAACTCTGCTGGCGTAGCTTTTCACGAGCGTGGCATGCAGGCTCTTACTCGTCGAAATTTTGCGAAAATGCATCGCCAATGTTGGTGACTATGTGCAAAAATCGAAGTTTGTAGCGAAAGActtggtccaaattatccgcagtcttaTATGCAGTCGCCACACAAATATAGCTAGGctgacaaaccttacgtgtaaatctaccccAATCACCTTACTTGCTCTGTTCAGCTATGCTATTGTTTCTTGTCCCTGTATGTGTTGTAATCTTCATATTCAAAATTagtacgcattattttcggagCAACTCTCGTTCctacggagagagagagagagagaaagaaaaagacggagACGTATAAAATCGCACTTGTGCGGTTAGCTGCTCCAGAACATTCTTCTCTGCGGAGCAAGTGGCCCTCGAATGTCTTTCTCTGCAGCACTGCTTTGACATCATGTTTCCGACGTATCTTTCAGTTTTTTTTGCTCGTGATAATCTGACGTTGTCTCGTCACGAAGTTTGTAGCGAAAGActtggtccaaattatccgcagtcttaTATGCAGTCGCCACACAAATATAGCTAGGctgacaaaccttacgtgtaaatctactccaatcaCCTTACTTGCTCTGTTCAGCTATGTTATTGTTTCTTGTCCCTGTATGTGTTGTAATCTTCATATTCAAAATTagtacgcattattttcggagCAACTCTCGTTCctacggagagagagagagagaaagaaaaagacggagACGTATAAAATCGCACTTGTGCGGTTAGCTGCTCCAGAACATTCCTCTCTGCGGAGCAAGTGGCCCTCGAATGTCTTTCTCTGCAGCACTGCTTTGACATCATGTTTCCGACGTatctttcagtttttttttgctCGTGATAATCTGACGTTGTCTCGTTTTCCGCCCTGCGTAATTGTTTTCAGCCAATGCAGATATTTGGTGAAGCCTATATTGACCAGTATCTATAGAACTGGAAAATTATGTGGACCGCAGAACGATGCATTCATAGTCACGCCATCAGCCTTCTTAAAACAGACGACAACAGATACGACTGTCTCTCAGCGGCTAACTTTTCCACCAGCGCACTTTCTTGGGATGAGCTGAACTGCTATCCCGAAACGTTATTCAGAAACTGACTCTGAGGTTCTATTTGAAAGAATTATAGCGCGCAGGCGGTCTGGAATAAAGAAATCGATCGACGCGGAGGCAGTTCCAATCAGAGTGATCCTCCTGCACGTTTCACTAGCCACTGCATTGCAATTGGCCTTTTTGTTTCACCCACCGCTGAACGTCAAAGGGAAACTATTTTGCCTGAGAGAACGCGACTTTCGGCGGTGTCTCCCTCTCTTCTTGTTTTTTATTACAATGCGGAACCCTTTATTTTTTCCCCCATCATTTCCTTTATAGTTTTTGACTTAGAATTTAAGTCTTTCCGATTGTTTATGTGGGTGGTACTTAAGAAATTTCATGTAATGTTTTTGCGTTACGGTTTGGTGTAGGGTTAAATTGATTAAATTAACGTGGTTCTTTGCAAATTAATTATCAATTTAAATAATCAAGCAGAATCAATTAACTAAGTTAAATTACAAATCACCAAAGTAAATTCAACGCTCAAAAGCTCGCGGACTTTCCCACAGAGCCCTCCTAATGCATATTGAAAACCTCGAGACTAGGGACAAGAAAAATGACGTACAACAATAAGGTTTGAACATTCAGACCTTGTGTTGTGTTGCATgtcctcagcggcggtgaatcgcccacctcatcatcatccaatatatgtgtgtgtgtgtgtcctttttcgctcctctgattttttgtgacacttttgaGGAGGGATAGCGGCATCATTCTGtacagtggttggccttcagcgtgcttaAAACGACGCAGCGCGGTTGGCTCAGACGGGATCTCCAATCAGGATCTCAAGAACCTAGGCGAGGACGAGCTTTACGCTCTCCTTCAACTATTTAACAAAGTCTGAACCCCTGGATGCATACCGCCTCACTGGAAGCCAACTAGAATGATACCTGTTAATTCCTTCCAATCTTCCAATCGTCCCATTGCTCTAACCTTTTGCGTCGGCAAGCTGTTGGAGCATATAATTCACAAGAGACCGTCTTGGGTCTTGGAGTGAGGCAATCGCTTCCCGGATCACATTGCAGCTTTTCGGAAGGGCTGGAACGCATCTGACACAATTGCTGAAGTGGCTACAGGTCTAaagcacactgttaaaacagatggtgatggtggtgctggtgctgaaagagctcgctgttgtcggcctcacataggtgcaacgtcacgactaacgctcagtggggaatgtgcgtcctgggccgacttctaaggaaactgtgccgacattgttGTGTCCGCTCAGCAAGACATCCCATTCCAGAATCCTTTGATAGCGATCCCCATGGTGCTTCCTACACTCGCGCGCTATCGTCTCTGCGCGACACCACATTTCCCCCTCGCGACGAAAACAACGATAACACACACAATATTCAACAAAAACCCAAACGTTGGGGTCGCTTCCTCGTTCTTGAGCTACGTCTAGGCTGCACTTCCTGAGGAGGAACGTCCACCTTGTCCGTCTTCGTTTGCTGAGTCGTTCCGCTCGTGGTGGCAGAGTTTTGAGCACGTTCGTCGTCAGCTTGCCTGGACTGGGCTGTGGCGGCCCCGGATCCACATCCGTTGTCTTCCGGCCAACTGGGGTCTGGAGAAGTCTGATGAGGGGTTTCATCCGAAGGTACGTTCCAGTACATAGCCACTGGTGTTCCATCCGATCCGGTAATGGGCCTTCGCAGTAGTTTTGGCAACGCTGCTTTCGGAACCTTAGAAAGCTTGCTGCTGTTCCAAATTCTGTTATCGTCTAGAAGGAACGAATTGTTGCTCCGTTTTTCGATGATCTTCCTGGGTTCGGAGTACTGGAGTTGACCTTTATAGATGTGTCCAGGAAGCTTGACACGCACAAAGTCGCCTGGTTCGAAGTGTTGTTGCTTTGCGCTTCTTTTTTCATCAACGTAACCTTTAAGCCGGGCTTGTTTCTTCTCAATTCTTTCTCGGAGGCGATTCATTTCCGATGCTGGCTCGGTCAAAAATTTTCGTGTTGGAAAACCGATGGTGTTTAGTCGTGTTCGTATGTCTCTTCCATGTAACAGAAAAGCTGGAGCTAGTCCCGTGGACGAGTGAGGTGTAGCACGATACACCCGATGTATTCCAGTACGGCCTCTTTGATTGGACGGTTCTCTAACTGCGCCACTTGGACGAAACTTTTTAGTACCTTGTTGAACCTCTCGATCATGCCATTTCCTTGTGGATGGTAGACTGAGGAGCGTATGTGGCGAATTCCTCGTTCTTGGAGAAAAGCACGAAACTCGTGGGAAATGAATTGGCAGCCGTTATCAGTCAGAATTTCAACGGGGTAGCCTTCCCTGCTGAAGATTTGGCGCAGAAACCCGATAACAGTTGCAGTTGTGACTGTATTCGAAAAGAACAGTTCGGGCCACCGACTTTGGTAGTCTATCAAGGTGATCATGTACCGGCAGTTCTGTGGGGCCTTTTCAAAAGGACCAACAACGTccatgctgactttttcccaaGGTCCCTCTGGAAGTTTCACAGGAGTGAGTGGAGCAGGTGCCGTCTTCGCGGACTTGTCCGCTGTTTGGCATATGTCGCAGCCCCGGATAGCAGATTCAACGTTGCTGTCCATCGCAGGCCACCAGTACAGTTGACGCAAGCGCTGCTTTGTACGCACTATGCCCGGATGTGCCTCATGCGCCAGGCCAATTACCCTTGACACTAACGCAGGTGGCACAACAATCCTATCCCCGCGCAGCAGTAGTCCATCAACTTCTGACAGCTCCGTGCGAACCTTAAAGAACGGCACAGCGTTGACTCGAAGAGCCGCTTTCGAAGGCCATTCTCCTCGTATGTAGCGCAGAACGTCCTGCATTACTGAGTCGGAAGTTGTCTCACGCTGGAgctgctcctttgagatgcattCTGTGACGACGCACTGATTATGTGTTTACACACACACgcgattgattatgtgtttaatggcacaaaggcaacaaaggcgtCTGAAGGGCTTGGTGATCAGTCTCTAATGTGAACGGACGACCCCAAAGGTATACATGCCAGTGTTCAAGTGCCCAAATGCATGCGAGGGCCTCTCTTTCTCCAGCTGAGTATTTCTGTTCCTGGGGAGTTAACGCCCGGGATGCGAAGGACACCGTGCGGAAGATGGTGCCATCCCGCTGACGCAAAACAGCACCAAGCCCATAAGCGGAGGCGTCTGTAGTGACGGCACAGGTAATGCTGGCTCGAACATGCTGAGGGCTGAACATGTGGAGATGAGTCTTTTAACCTTCTCAAAACTTTCTTGAGCTTGTGGATTCCAGTGGAAAGCGTCTGCGCCTCGCAGCAGTTCACGCAGAGGTTCCACCACATCTGCATAATTCTTTATGAATTTGGCGTAGTGGCCACTCATTCCCAGAAATGACCTCAGTGTACGTAAATCTGATGGTGCTGGGGCTTCTAAAATAGCTTTGACGTTGGTCTCGAGTGGAAACATTTTCCTTCCTATACTGTGTGACCGATAAAAGAGAGCTCGTTGACGCCAAAAACGCACTTGTGATTTAACCGTAACCCTGCATCAGAGATCCGTTGCAAAATTGAACGCAGATCCTGTTCATGCTCTTCTTCATTCTTCCCAAATATGATGATATCCTCCAGATAGTGTAACGCCCCTGTACATCCTTTCAGCACATTAGCCAAAAGCTTCTGAAATGCAGATGGCGCGGAGGCCAGCCCGAAGCACAATCTCTTGTACCGGAATAGCCCTTCGTGCGTTATAAACGCAGTGAGATCTCTGCTCTCTTCGGCCAGTAAGAGCTGGTGGTATGCTGCTGTTAAGTCCAACTTGGAAAATATCTTTGCACCGGATAACTTGTTCAGCAGCTCTTCCATATTCGGCAATGGGTAGCAATCTGGCACGACAGCTTTGTTTGGCGCCCGCAGATCTACGCATAGCCTGATCCGACCATCCTTTTTCTTGGCCACGACAAGTGGCGATACCCACGGCGATGCATCAATAGCCTCAATGACGTCCATATCCAGCAGTTTCTTTAGTTCTTTAGACACATCGTCACGTATCTGTAGGGGTAGCCTTCGGAGCTTAGTAGTTGTAGGCTGCACGTCTGTCCGTACTTTGACTTTGTGCTCGTAGCCTTTGGCTAGGCCCAGCTCCGGTGAAAACAGGTTCGCAGACTCGCACTTTGCTATTCGCTCGCTGGCACCGGTTGTATCTGCTGTCTCCAGGCACTGTAAGAGTGCCCCGTCAATCCGCAAGTCTAGCGCAGCAACTGCGTCGAGCCCCTATAGCGTCGTTCCATGATGTACGACGTAAAAGGGAAGGGTCGCGCTACGTGTCTTGTACTTGACAGGTAGGATGACGCACCCTCGCACTGGGATCTCTTTCCTCGAATAGTCGTGAAGTTCGTGACGCAGGCTGCAGGGTGAACTTCTTGGCGTATGTGGACTGATAGACAACCGACGAAATTATGGAAACTGACGAGCCCGTGTCTATTAAAAACGTGACGTCCTTTCCATCGGCTTCTGCTGTAATGTGGATAGCCTTCGCCGCAGATGATTGTACTTCCAATAGTATTGCAGGTTCTGTCCTGGACGGGTAATCCTCGTGATGTGCGCCTTCAGTTACGACTTCGCGAGTGGCACCGCGTTGCTGCTTTTTTGCACCTCGGCATACGGCTCCGAAATGCCCAATTTTCTTGCACTTAAAACATTCTTTGTACCTGGCTTTGCATTCCTGCGAGTTGGCCAGATGGTACGGTGAACCACAACGAAAGCAAGTAGTTGCATTCTTCCCTTGAGCTTGGGGCTTGGGAGTTGCGGGCTTGCCAGCCGATCTCTTGAACGGCTTCTTGAACACTTTTTCAACCGCAGCTGTGTTCTCCTGCAAGATCCGCTGGGTTTCCTTGCGGCTCTGCTCAACATGACTCGCGATCTGTGTAGCCCTTTCCAAAGTAAGTGTTGATCCTTCCAGTAGAAGTCGCTCGCGTACTTGGGGCAGGAGGGCCTTGTCCACAAGTTGGTCCCGTAGCGTTTCGTCAAGCATGGTCCCGTAATTGCAGGTAATGGCGAGACCTCGAAGAGCAGTCACGTATTCCGCGATACTTTCGTCCGGCAGCTGAGAACGCTGACGGAATTTCCTGCGCTCCACCATAACGTTATAATTCTCGGCATACCGCTTTTCAAGTGTTGCCAAAGCTTCTTTATACACATTTACTGTGGCTGTGGTGGAGTCTCCGCTGCTTTGTTCCGACGGTACGGCAGGAACTGACAACGTGTAGAAAATTCTTTGTCCTTCCGTCCCAAGAGCATGAAGGAGCATTGCCTTTTGACGATCGGGCCTGTAGGATATTCC
It encodes the following:
- the LOC135400622 gene encoding uncharacterized protein K02A2.6-like, which translates into the protein MQDVLRYIRGEWPSKAALRVNAVPFFKVRTELSEVDGLLLRGDRIVVPPALVSRVIGLAHEAHPGIVRTKQRLRQLYWWPAMDSNVESAIRGCDICQTADKSAKTAPAPLTPVKLPEGPWEKVSMDVVGPFEKAPQNCRYMITLIDYQSRWPELFFSNTVTTATVIGFLRQIFSREGYPVEILTDNGCQFISHEFRAFLQERGIRHIRSSVYHPQGNGMIERFNKVLKSFVQVAQLENRPIKEAVLEYIGCIVLHLTRPRD
- the LOC135400623 gene encoding uncharacterized protein K02A2.6-like, which gives rise to MLLHALGTEGQRIFYTLSVPAVPSEQSSGDSTTATVNVYKEALATLEKRYAENYNVMVERRKFRQRSQLPDESIAEYVTALRGLAITCNYGTMLDETLRDQLVDKALLPQVRERLLLEGSTLTLERATQIASHVEQSRKETQRILQENTAAVEKVFKKPFKRSAGKPATPKPQAQGKNATTCFRCGSPYHLANSQECKARYKECFKCKKIGHFGAVCRGAKKQQRGATREVVTEGAHHEDYPSRTEPAILLEVQSSAAKAIHITAEADGKDVTFLIDTGSSVSIISSVVYQSTYAKKFTLQPASRTSRLFEERDPSARCLETADTTGASERIAKCESANLFSPELGLAKGYEHKVKVRTDVQPTTTKLRRLPLQIRDDVSKELKKLLDMDVIEAIDASPWVSPLVVAKKKDGRIRLCVDLRAPNKAVVPDCYPLPNMEELLNKLSGAKIFSKLDLTAAYHQLLLAEESRDLTAFITHEGLFRYKRLCFGLASAPSAFQKLLANVLKGCTGALHYLEDIIIFGKNEEEHEQDLRSILQRISDAGLRLNHNIGRKMFPLETNVKAILEAPAPSDLRTLRSFLGMSGHYAKFIKNYADVVEPLRELLRGADAFHWNPQAQESFEKVKRLISTCSALSMFEPALPVPSLQTPPLMGLVLFCVSGMAPSSARCPSHPGR